Below is a window of Thermodesulfomicrobium sp. WS DNA.
ACGGGCCACGCGATCGGTCCTTATCTGGTCCGCCGGGTGCTCCACGGGAGAAGAACCGTACACCCTGGCCATTGTCTGCCATGAGGTCTTGGGAAGCGAAATCGCCTCCTGGAACATCCGCATCACGGCCAACGACCTCTCCGATGCCGTACTCCACGCCGCAAAACGCGGCATCTATTCCGAATACAGCCTGCGCACCACGCCACCGGATGTTGTCGCCAAATACTTCCATAGCGAAGGTGGCGGCCGCTTCCGCATCCGCGAGGAGGTCCAGCGCCTGGTGCATTTTGGCCAGATTAACCTGAGTGACCGCTTGCAGGTGCGCCGGGTGGAGCGCAGCCAGGTGATCTTTTGCCGCAATGTCATCATCTACTTCGACGACAACATGAAACGCCAGGTGCTCTCGGGATTCTACGACAACCTTCTGCCCGGCGGATACCTCTTTTTGGGCCATTCGGAATCGGTGCACAACCTCTCCCGCGCCTTTCGGCCGGTGCAGCACCCCGGCTGCATCATCTACCAAAAGGAGCGCACCCCATGAGGGAGCGGCGCAAAGCACCTCGGCTGCCCAAGGCCTACCGCCTGCGGCTGCGGGAAGTGGCCTTCCCGCCCACGGCCTGGGTGGACGCCGCATGCCGGGACGTCTCCGCCACCGGGCTTGCCGTGGAGTGCGGCCTCGCCCTTTCTCCCGGAACCCCAGTGGAAATGCGACTTGTGGTGCCGCGTCTCAACCTCTACCATCCAGGATTCTTCAAGGCCCTGGAAAACGCCGTCCATCAAGAGCTGCGTGCCGTAGGCTGTGTGGTGCGGGTGCAGCAGCACGGATGGCGGATGCTTTTGGGGCTCCAGTTTACCGACATCGACCCCGACGACCGCCGCGCCTGGGAGCGACTCCTGACTCGCTTGCTGGAGGCGCGACCATGAAGACCATCGCCGTGGCCAACCAGAAGGGTGGGGTGGGCAAGACCACCACCGCCGTCTCCCTGGCGGCGAGCCTGCGGCACCTGGGAAAGCAGGTGCTGCTTATCGACCTCGACCCCCACGCCTGCGCCTCCATCCATCTCGCCCACTATCCCGGGACACTCACCGGTTCCGCCTTGGACCTCTTCAGCACCCAACCCGACGCCGCCGCCTGGGCCAAGGCCATAAGCCCACGCCGTGATTTCGACTTCGCCCTGGTGCCTGCGGTGAGCGCCCTGTCCGATCTGGAGCAATCCCTGCGGGACATCCCGGAAAAAGGCGGCATCCTCGCCCGGCGTCTGGCCGCCATCCCCGAGCCCTTCGATGTGGTCATCGTGGACTGCCCGCCGCACCTGGGGATACTCCTTGTCAACGCCCTGGCCGCAGCCCATCTGGTGCTCGTCCCCGTGCAAACGGATTTCCTCGCCCTGCATGGGCTCTCGCTGCTCTTCCACACCGTGCGCACCCTGGAGCGGGGCCTTGGCCGCCGCATCCCGGTGCGGGTGCTCGCCACCCTGTACGACCGCCGGGCCAGCGCCTGCCGCCGGGTCATGGAGCTCATGGAGCGCAAGCTGGGGCCCCGCGTCTGCCGCACGGTCATCAGCATGGACACCAAATTTCGTGAAGCCAGCGCCCAGGGCAAACCCATCCTCCACTCCGCCCCCACCAGCCGAGGCGCCCAGGAGTACCTGGCGCTGGCGCAAGAGATTCTCACCCAGCACCTGCCGGAGGCCGCATGACCCAGGTCGTCAGCCCGGAAGCCTATTTCCAGGACCTCCCGCTGGATTTGCCGGCGGTCGGAGACCTTACCCCGGAAGAAGTCCTGTTTTTACGCCAATACGCCGGGTTGTGCGTGGAAGAAGACGCCACCCCAAGGCACTCCGCCGCGTGCGCCGAAACACCACCACCCCCCCCGACCACGCCGCCCGCGCCCCAACCCGAGACCCCTTCGCCCACGCCGCCAACCGCGCCGCACCCGCCCAAGGCCATGCCGCAGCAGGATGCCGCCCAATCCCCCCCCGCCCCAGCGGCGGACAGCCTCCTGCGCCTGGTGGGGTTTCGTGTCTGCGGCGAAGAGTACTTTCTGCCGGTCAGCGAGGTCCAGGAAGTGGTGCCCTTCGTGCCGCCCACCCGCCTTCCTGCCGCCCCCAAGGCTGTGGCCGGGATCACCCAGTTGCGCGGCCGGGTCACGCCCCTGGTGCGCCTTGCGGAACTCCTGGAAATCCCCATGCGCGCCGAAGACCAGGAACGATTCATCGTCCTGTGCCGCGGCGAAGGGCTGCAGCTCGGCCTCGTAGTGCACGGGCTCTGCGCCATGCAGCAGGTGCGCCACGGCGAGGTGGAATGGAACGTGGAAGCCCATCTGGGCGAAGGCAACCGGCTCCTGGCTGGGATCATCCCCCGCCAGGGCCGCCTCACCGGCATCCTTTCCGTGGCCGCCATCGTGCGCGCCGTTCTCCAACCCTAAGGAGTATTCCATGGCCAAGCACATTCTCATCGTGGACGACTCCAAGACCGTACGCAATCTCGTGGCCTTCATCCTCAAGAAAGAAGGATTCAAGGTCACTGCCGCAGAAGACGGCATCGACGGCCTGGAAAAGCTCTACAGCGCCAAACAGCCCGTGGATCTGCTCATCTCCGACATCAACATGCCGCGCATGGACGGATTCACCTTCATCCGCACTGTGCGCGAGCAGGAGTCCTACCGAGATCTGCCCATCATCGTGCTCTCCACCGAAGGCCAGGAACAGGACATCCAGGCCGGGTTGCGGCTGGGGGCCAACATGTACATGGTCAAGCCCGCCCAACCGGAAAAACTCATGCGGAACGTCAAGATGCTCTTGGGTTAGGAGGGACTATGAACGCAGCCATGGACGACGTGTTTGGCGACTTCATCGTCGAAGCCCGAGAGCACCTGGAGACCATCGAACCCGCCCTGCTGGAGTTGGAACGCGATCCCCAAAACCACGCCCTCCTCGATGCCATCTTTCGGCCCATGCATTCTCTCAAGGGTGCTTCGGGATTTTTGGGTCTCAACCGTCTCAACCAGTTGGCCCACAAGGGCGAAAACGTCCTGGATGCCCTGCGTAAGGGCGAATGCCACCTGCGGCCCGAGACCATGGACCTCATCCTCAAGACCACCGACGCCCTGCGCGCCATGCTCGACGCCCTGGAGGCCACAGGTACGGAAGGCGACCTGGACATCGCCCCCATCATGGCCGAGCTCGACCGCGTCCTTGACCAAGACTGCGCTTGCGACGCCGCCCCAGCCCCTGCCCCTGCAGCGCAGCCCTATAGCCTGGCCATCGTCAGCGAAGAACACTTGGGGGACTTTCTCGAAGAAGCGGCGGAGATCACGGGCACCCTCTCCCGCGGCCTGGTGGAATTGGAATCCAATCCCGAAAACACCGAGCTCATCCACGACCTTTTCCGCGCCTTCCACAACCTCAAGGGCAACGCCGGCATCATCGGATACGTGGAGATGAACGAGCTGGCCCACGAGGCGGAAACCCTCCTCGGCAGGGCACGCAAGGGCGAATGCCCCGTATCCCGGGCCATGATCGATGCGCTGCTCGCCGCAGTGGACGCCTTGGAGTCCCTGATTGCCGCCATCGAACCCACCGGCCGCGTCACTCCGCCCGACATCTCCCCGGCGCTCAGCGCCGTGCGCGCCCTCACGGCAAGCGCCCCGACCGCCTGTGTCGAACCGCCTGCCCCCCCGACGGCAGCGCCTGCCGGCCGGGACGCCAAAAACCGGGACGCCGAAGACCTGGAAGTCTTCGAAGGCACGGTACGTCAGCAGCTAGCCACCATCTTCGCCGCCCTCGAAGGTCTGCGGCAGGACGCCGCCCAGCGGGATCTGGTGGACGCCATCTACCGCTCGCTCACCAGCCTGCACAACGCCTGCGCCTACATGGACTTGGAGGAGCTGCGCGTCTACGCCCAGCGCACGGCCCAATTGGTGGGTAAGGCCCGCGACGAAGGCATCGACTTTTCCGTGATGCTCGATCTGCTCACCCAGGAGGCCGGCATCCTGGAAAGCATGGTGGAATCGGCCCTTGCAGGCCTCAAGGCCCCCCGCGCCGCAGGGCAGCCCGTCCCACCAACGCCAGAAGCACCCGCCGCTGCCCCAACGCCCCAGGAGTCCCCCAAGCCCACCCCTGACCCCGCGCCGACGACCACCACCGCAGCCCCGGCTGCGGAGCGCCGCAGCACGAGCACCATCCGCGTGGAGCACGCCAAACTCGACCACCTCATGAACCTCATCGGCGAGCTCATCATCAACCGCAACCGCTTCGCCATGCTGGCCCGGGACCTAGCCGCGGGCGGTGATCCTCATGAAGTGGCCCAGCACCTCCTGGAGACCACCGACTCCATGACCCGCATCTCCGACGACCTGCAGGACACCATCATGCACGTGCGCATGCTGCCGGTGCACACGGTGTTCTCCAAGTTCCCGCGCCTCATCCGCGACCTTTCGCGCAAGTCCGGCAAACAGGTGGAGCTCATCACCGAAGGGGAAGAGACCGAGCTCGACAAAAGCGTGGTGGAAGTCATCGGTGATCCCTTGGTGCATATCCTCCGCAACGCCGTGGACCACGGGCTGGAGCCCCCGGAAGAGCGGCGACGCCTGGGCAAGCCGGAAACCGGCCGGGTGTGGGTGCGCGCCGCCCACAAAGGCAACGCCGTGGTCATCGAAGTGGAGGACGACGGCCGGGGCATCGATCCGGAGGTCATGCGCCGCAAAGGGGTGGAAAAGGGCCTCATCACCCCAGAGCAGGCCCGCAGCATGGACGACGCCGCAGCCCGCGAGATCATCTTTGCCCCAGGTTTTTCCACTGCCGCGCAGGTGACGGACATCTCCGGCCGGGGTGTCGGTATGGACGTGGTACGCACCAACATCAAGGACCTCAAAGGCTCGGTGCAGGTGACCTCCGAGGTGGGCAAGGGCACGCGCTTCACCCTGTCGCTCCCCCTCACGTTGGCCATCATCGACGCCCTCCTGGTGCGGGTCTCGGGACACATCTTCGCTATCCCGCTCGATGCCGTCTCCGAAACCACC
It encodes the following:
- a CDS encoding chemotaxis protein CheA, which translates into the protein MNAAMDDVFGDFIVEAREHLETIEPALLELERDPQNHALLDAIFRPMHSLKGASGFLGLNRLNQLAHKGENVLDALRKGECHLRPETMDLILKTTDALRAMLDALEATGTEGDLDIAPIMAELDRVLDQDCACDAAPAPAPAAQPYSLAIVSEEHLGDFLEEAAEITGTLSRGLVELESNPENTELIHDLFRAFHNLKGNAGIIGYVEMNELAHEAETLLGRARKGECPVSRAMIDALLAAVDALESLIAAIEPTGRVTPPDISPALSAVRALTASAPTACVEPPAPPTAAPAGRDAKNRDAEDLEVFEGTVRQQLATIFAALEGLRQDAAQRDLVDAIYRSLTSLHNACAYMDLEELRVYAQRTAQLVGKARDEGIDFSVMLDLLTQEAGILESMVESALAGLKAPRAAGQPVPPTPEAPAAAPTPQESPKPTPDPAPTTTTAAPAAERRSTSTIRVEHAKLDHLMNLIGELIINRNRFAMLARDLAAGGDPHEVAQHLLETTDSMTRISDDLQDTIMHVRMLPVHTVFSKFPRLIRDLSRKSGKQVELITEGEETELDKSVVEVIGDPLVHILRNAVDHGLEPPEERRRLGKPETGRVWVRAAHKGNAVVIEVEDDGRGIDPEVMRRKGVEKGLITPEQARSMDDAAAREIIFAPGFSTAAQVTDISGRGVGMDVVRTNIKDLKGSVQVTSEVGKGTRFTLSLPLTLAIIDALLVRVSGHIFAIPLDAVSETTKIPKETISRINRREAVTLRGEVVALVHLADILGLPTAQRSEKTLPTVLIAVQDRRLGLVVDELLLRQDVVIKTLGDYLGDIPGISGATILGDGRVILILDPHEIFRMAMRQA
- a CDS encoding ParA family protein, which produces MKTIAVANQKGGVGKTTTAVSLAASLRHLGKQVLLIDLDPHACASIHLAHYPGTLTGSALDLFSTQPDAAAWAKAISPRRDFDFALVPAVSALSDLEQSLRDIPEKGGILARRLAAIPEPFDVVIVDCPPHLGILLVNALAAAHLVLVPVQTDFLALHGLSLLFHTVRTLERGLGRRIPVRVLATLYDRRASACRRVMELMERKLGPRVCRTVISMDTKFREASAQGKPILHSAPTSRGAQEYLALAQEILTQHLPEAA
- a CDS encoding protein-glutamate O-methyltransferase CheR, giving the protein MSSLFSKTITLERETRIDDEAFRNLRDFIYEQSGIYIGDNRKYLLENRLANRLRELNLKNFNEYYYFLKFDPDRKKELSKLFEVITTNETSFFRNPPQIAVFQEKVLPEILESQRATRSVLIWSAGCSTGEEPYTLAIVCHEVLGSEIASWNIRITANDLSDAVLHAAKRGIYSEYSLRTTPPDVVAKYFHSEGGGRFRIREEVQRLVHFGQINLSDRLQVRRVERSQVIFCRNVIIYFDDNMKRQVLSGFYDNLLPGGYLFLGHSESVHNLSRAFRPVQHPGCIIYQKERTP
- a CDS encoding PilZ domain-containing protein; this encodes MRERRKAPRLPKAYRLRLREVAFPPTAWVDAACRDVSATGLAVECGLALSPGTPVEMRLVVPRLNLYHPGFFKALENAVHQELRAVGCVVRVQQHGWRMLLGLQFTDIDPDDRRAWERLLTRLLEARP
- a CDS encoding response regulator — translated: MAKHILIVDDSKTVRNLVAFILKKEGFKVTAAEDGIDGLEKLYSAKQPVDLLISDINMPRMDGFTFIRTVREQESYRDLPIIVLSTEGQEQDIQAGLRLGANMYMVKPAQPEKLMRNVKMLLG
- a CDS encoding chemotaxis protein CheW, which translates into the protein MTQVVSPEAYFQDLPLDLPAVGDLTPEEVLFLRQYAGLCVEEDATPRHSAACAETPPPPPTTPPAPQPETPSPTPPTAPHPPKAMPQQDAAQSPPAPAADSLLRLVGFRVCGEEYFLPVSEVQEVVPFVPPTRLPAAPKAVAGITQLRGRVTPLVRLAELLEIPMRAEDQERFIVLCRGEGLQLGLVVHGLCAMQQVRHGEVEWNVEAHLGEGNRLLAGIIPRQGRLTGILSVAAIVRAVLQP